The following are encoded together in the Populus trichocarpa isolate Nisqually-1 chromosome 5, P.trichocarpa_v4.1, whole genome shotgun sequence genome:
- the LOC7486613 gene encoding probable glucan 1,3-beta-glucosidase A, with the protein MAAMYSTRQLLAVCVVALSFYLSHGRVNPSFKINAVNLGGWLVTEGWIKPSLFDGITNKDFLDGTGLQFKSVTVGKYLCAEAGGGNIIVANRTSASGWETFSLWRINETNFNFRVFNKQFAGLDTNGNGIDIVAVSSTPGRSETFEIVRNSNDTSRVRIKASNGFFLQAKTEELVTADYAGDNKWGDDDPSVFVMTIAGRLQGEFQVTNGYGPKLAPKVMRDHWRTFIVEDDFKFISQNGINAVRIPVGWWIASDPTPPQPYVGGSLKALDNAFLWAQNYGLQVVIDLHAAPGSQNGWEHSSSRDGSQEWGQTDENIRQTVDVIDFLTARYAKSPSLYAVELMNEPRAPGASLDSMTKYYKGGYDAVRKHSSTAYVVMSNRLSSDDPREFFPLASGLTGSVIDVHYYNLFSDEFNSMSVQQNIDFINTNRSAQLNYVTTSNGPLTFVGEWVAEWTVQGATKEDYQRFAEAQLKVFGRATFGWAYWTLKNVNNHWSLEWMIKNGYIKI; encoded by the exons ATGGCGGCGATGTATTCAACAAGACAGCTGCTGGCCGTGTGTGTCGTAGCTTTATCATTCTATCTTTCACATGGAAGAGTAAATCCCAGCTTTAAAATTAATGCAGTTAATCTTGGTGGTTGGCTTGTTACTGAAGGATGGATTAAACCTTCTCTTTTTGATGGCATCACCAACAAAGACTTCTTG GACGGAACCGGGCTGCAGTTTAAATCAGTCACAGTTGGGAAGTATCTTTGCGCCGAGGCAGGAGGAGGAAACATTATTGTTGCAAACCGAACTTCTGCCTCAGGCTGGGAAACGTTTAGT CTGTGGAGGATCAACGAAACCAATTTCAACTTCAGGGTCTTTAACAAACAATTCGCGGGTTTGGATACCAATGGCAATGGGATTGACATAGTAGCTGTTTCTAGCACACCTGGAAGATCAGAAACTTTTGAGATTGTGAGAAACTCTAATGACACAAGTCGTGTTAGAATCAAAGCATCCAATGGATTCTTCTTGCAG GCGAAAACAGAGGAGCTGGTGACAGCTGATTATGCAGGTGACAACAAATGGGGAGATGATGACCCATCAGTATTTGTGATGACCATTGCTGGAAGGTTGCAAGGAGAGTTTCAAGTCACTAATGGTTATGGTCCCAAATTAGCCCCGAAAGTTATGAGG GATCACTGGAGGACATTCATTGTTGAAGATGACTTCAAGTTCATATCTCAAAACGGAATAAATGCTGTGAGAATACCAGTTGGATGGTGGATAGCAAGTGATCCCACGCCTCCACAACCTTATGTAGGCGGGTCTTTGAAAGCATTAGACAATGCCTTCTTATGGGCACA GAATTATGGGTTGCAGGTTGTAATTGACCTGCATGCAGCCCCTGGCTCCCAAAATGGCTGGGAACATAGCTCTTCTAGAGATGGCTCTCAAGAATGGGGCCAAACAGATGAAAATATACGACAAACAGTTGATGTTATAGACTTCTTAACTGCCAg GTATGCCAAGAGCCCAAGCCTTTATGCAGTTGAACTCATGAACGAGCCTCGGGCACCAGGAGCATCTCTAGACAGCATGACCAAATACTACAAGGGCGGTTACGACGCTGTCCGCAAGCATTCCTCAACAGCTTATGTGGTGATGTCAAATAGGCTGAGCTCAGATGATCCAAGAGAGTTCTTTCCTCTTGCCAGTGGCTTAACCGGATCTGTTATTGACGTCCATTATTACAATCTCTTCTCTGATGAATTTAACAGCATGAGTGTTCAACAGAACATTGATTTCATAAACACAAACAGGTCGGCCCAACTGAATTACGTGACCACATCAAACGGTCCTCTTACTTTTGTCG GAGAATGGGTGGCAGAGTGGACAGTTCAAGGGGCAACGAAGGAGGATTACCAGAGATTTGCAGAGGCCCAGTTGAAGGTCTTTGGGAGAGCTACTTTTGGGTGGGCCTATTGGACTCTAAAGAATGTAAACAATCATTGGAGCCTGGAGTGGATGATCAAGAATGGCTACATCAAGATATAG